One genomic segment of Hymenobacter psoromatis includes these proteins:
- a CDS encoding lipocalin family protein — protein MMRLPLALLLTLLFSACSTFKPVPTTRFNPAATRAELPRDEAVHPKNSLEWWYLTGHLRDQATGEEFGIEYVFFHFNLKDGKSDYQMVNMAITDPKGQKFNYDYKLGKLPRLLTDSLPVRLRERKDGQVWKFGGQEGTYQLQAAFTGKNNAGYALSLRTTPTKPVLLHGGTGYENYGQGISAGYYSYPRLATTGTLTVAGKTHQVTGELWYDRQWNCTSIVSKGVGWDWLSIQLNEPRAELMLNTLRNSETGQQLNNGSYFSADNQNTHLSGTDFQLTPLTYWTSPKSKKKYPAKWRVQVPAQGYDLTVEPLVPQQELALRFFHAFTMYYWEGMCKVTGTHNGQPVTGNAYVEITNR, from the coding sequence ATGATGCGACTACCCCTGGCCCTGCTGCTGACGCTGCTTTTTTCGGCCTGCTCCACCTTTAAGCCGGTTCCGACTACCCGCTTCAACCCCGCCGCCACCCGCGCCGAATTGCCCCGCGACGAGGCCGTGCACCCCAAAAACTCGCTGGAGTGGTGGTACCTCACCGGCCACCTGCGCGACCAAGCGACGGGCGAGGAATTTGGTATTGAGTACGTTTTCTTTCACTTCAACCTGAAAGATGGCAAGAGCGACTACCAGATGGTGAACATGGCCATTACGGACCCCAAAGGCCAGAAATTCAACTACGACTACAAGCTCGGCAAGCTGCCGCGCCTGCTCACCGATTCGCTACCCGTGCGCCTGCGCGAGCGCAAGGACGGCCAGGTGTGGAAGTTTGGCGGGCAGGAGGGCACCTACCAGTTGCAAGCCGCTTTCACCGGCAAAAACAACGCCGGCTATGCCCTTAGCCTGCGCACCACGCCCACCAAGCCGGTGCTGCTGCACGGCGGCACGGGCTACGAAAACTACGGCCAGGGCATTTCAGCGGGCTACTACTCCTACCCCCGTCTGGCTACCACGGGCACCCTCACGGTGGCCGGCAAAACTCACCAGGTGACGGGCGAGCTGTGGTACGACCGCCAGTGGAACTGCACCAGCATCGTGAGCAAGGGCGTAGGCTGGGACTGGCTCAGCATTCAGCTCAACGAGCCCCGCGCCGAGCTGATGCTCAACACGCTACGCAATTCCGAAACCGGCCAGCAGCTTAATAACGGCTCTTACTTTTCGGCCGATAATCAGAACACGCACCTCAGCGGCACCGACTTCCAGCTCACGCCCCTCACGTACTGGACTAGCCCCAAATCCAAGAAAAAATACCCCGCCAAGTGGCGCGTGCAGGTGCCCGCCCAGGGCTACGACCTCACCGTGGAGCCTTTGGTGCCGCAGCAGGAGCTGGCCCTGCGCTTCTTCCACGCCTTCACCATGTACTATTGGGAAGGCATGTGCAAGGTAACCGGCACGCACAACGGCCAGCCAGTGACGGGCAACGCCTACGTGGAAATTACGAACCGGTAA
- the chrA gene encoding chromate efflux transporter, translating to MPDKYSSYPDFPALLAPLRRAGRRMRRTRNFVFLKDVAGLACTAFGGPQAHLAMMLRLLVRKRQYLTAEELLELQALCALLPGPTSTQTMTAIGFRLGGPNLAYLTLLVWCLPSVTLMTLAGLLLTHFDTAFTGRLVQFVQPVAVGFVAFSAYRIAEKVIHTKTAVALLVAAAMVAYFFQLPGVLPLLLLAGGAVTTLRYRKHAIVQDKKPIRVEWVNGALWLGVFLLAALLGHYTRLLPVRLFENFYRNGSLVFGGGQVLAPLLFAEFVEYKHYLTGPEFLSGLGLVQALPGPNFSFASYIGALAMRPAGGVGPQLLGALVGAVGIFLPGVLLIFFVIRFWDGLRQYRVVKASLEGVNAVSAGLVCAAALLLYHPLPNRLLPLPGALAHWPLPLNPLLVGATFLLLLWEKVPGVAIIGVALLAGALAR from the coding sequence GTGCCCGACAAGTACTCGTCCTACCCCGACTTTCCGGCCCTGCTGGCCCCGCTGCGCCGGGCGGGCCGCCGGATGCGCCGGACGCGCAACTTCGTGTTTCTCAAAGACGTGGCGGGGCTGGCCTGCACGGCCTTCGGCGGGCCGCAGGCGCACCTGGCCATGATGCTGCGGCTGCTGGTGCGCAAGCGCCAGTACCTCACGGCCGAAGAGCTGCTGGAGTTGCAGGCCCTGTGCGCTTTGCTACCCGGCCCTACCTCCACTCAAACCATGACGGCCATCGGTTTCCGGCTGGGCGGGCCGAACCTGGCCTACCTCACGCTGCTGGTGTGGTGCCTGCCCTCGGTCACACTCATGACGCTGGCGGGGCTGCTGCTCACGCACTTCGACACGGCGTTTACGGGGCGGCTGGTGCAGTTTGTGCAGCCGGTGGCAGTGGGTTTCGTGGCGTTTTCGGCGTATCGCATCGCCGAGAAAGTCATTCATACCAAAACGGCGGTGGCCCTGCTGGTGGCCGCCGCGATGGTGGCCTATTTCTTCCAATTGCCGGGCGTGCTGCCGCTGCTGCTGCTGGCCGGCGGGGCCGTGACCACGCTGCGCTACCGCAAGCACGCCATCGTGCAGGATAAAAAACCCATCCGGGTGGAGTGGGTTAATGGCGCGCTGTGGCTGGGCGTGTTCCTGCTGGCGGCGCTGCTGGGGCACTACACGCGCCTGCTGCCGGTGCGCTTGTTCGAGAATTTCTACCGCAACGGCTCGCTGGTTTTCGGGGGCGGGCAGGTGCTGGCCCCGCTGCTCTTCGCCGAGTTCGTGGAGTACAAGCACTACCTCACGGGGCCGGAGTTTCTCTCCGGCCTGGGCTTGGTGCAGGCGTTGCCGGGGCCTAATTTTTCGTTCGCTTCCTACATCGGGGCGCTGGCGATGCGGCCGGCGGGGGGGGTAGGGCCACAGCTGCTGGGTGCGCTGGTGGGCGCGGTGGGCATCTTCCTGCCCGGCGTGCTACTAATATTTTTCGTCATCCGCTTCTGGGATGGCCTGCGGCAATACCGCGTGGTGAAAGCCTCGCTCGAAGGCGTGAACGCCGTGAGCGCCGGTCTGGTCTGCGCCGCCGCGCTGCTGCTCTACCACCCGCTGCCCAACCGCCTCCTACCCCTGCCCGGCGCGCTGGCCCACTGGCCCCTACCCCTCAATCCGCTGCTGGTCGGGGCCACGTTTCTGCTGCTGCTCTGGGAAAAAGTGCCGGGCGTGGCGATAATCGGGGTGGCGCTGTTAGCGGGAGCGTTGGCACGGTAA
- a CDS encoding PA2928 family protein, with protein sequence MQPTSTPGSPLLGLLRFLLLLLPAGLIYALVSWGLNATSSTYLQPDALFYQSQGQTVVASVMTRFQAYSTGSKGTYGSDRVYAAAFALATGQQLWQVRLDAPDERGHDMGGAALLGQSARYLFFYRNQLYVLDKQTGKVVAQNADFPAIAAHLSKAIVMDYTDAGPYRYNDTLQAVLATGTDGLYYAIDGQTLQAHAYTPAPAQRLTGAGIAGRREFNNEYDEQITEVSDDGRQCLALLDDQDAVLLAHQGSGVAERSGGESKRRHLYRASSDNRGNGWAALSPSVFLFGGFLTDPARPLQQPADSISKLRAYQSLLDRYASPYAPLRLPGGGFLVMHRATIESQAPIQLTAMSGAGQVRWHVETDYANFALLHADPAATRLYLLGSRPGRFSDRLEQVLSINLQTGQTSQYKVKEGFSLW encoded by the coding sequence ATGCAACCTACGTCTACTCCCGGCTCGCCCCTGCTTGGCCTCCTGCGTTTCCTGCTGCTACTGCTACCCGCCGGCCTTATCTATGCGCTGGTGAGCTGGGGGCTGAATGCTACCAGCTCGACTTATTTGCAGCCCGATGCGCTATTTTACCAAAGCCAGGGGCAGACGGTGGTAGCCTCGGTGATGACGCGGTTTCAGGCGTATTCGACCGGCTCGAAGGGCACGTATGGCTCCGACCGGGTGTATGCGGCGGCGTTTGCGCTGGCTACCGGGCAGCAACTCTGGCAAGTGCGCCTCGATGCGCCCGATGAACGCGGCCATGATATGGGTGGCGCGGCGCTGCTGGGGCAGTCGGCCCGATACCTGTTTTTTTACCGCAACCAGCTGTACGTTCTTGACAAGCAGACGGGTAAGGTAGTGGCCCAAAATGCCGATTTCCCGGCCATTGCCGCCCACTTGTCAAAGGCGATAGTGATGGACTACACCGATGCCGGCCCTTATCGCTACAACGACACCTTGCAGGCCGTGCTGGCCACGGGCACCGATGGCCTATACTATGCCATCGACGGGCAAACGCTGCAAGCCCACGCCTACACCCCGGCCCCGGCGCAACGGCTGACTGGAGCGGGCATAGCTGGCCGCCGCGAGTTCAATAATGAGTACGACGAGCAAATTACCGAGGTCTCCGACGATGGCCGGCAGTGCCTGGCGCTGCTCGACGACCAGGATGCCGTGCTGCTAGCGCACCAGGGCTCCGGCGTGGCCGAGCGCTCGGGCGGCGAATCGAAGCGCCGCCACCTGTACCGGGCCTCGTCCGATAACCGGGGCAACGGCTGGGCGGCGCTCAGCCCCAGCGTATTTCTGTTTGGCGGCTTCCTCACCGACCCCGCGCGGCCCTTGCAGCAACCCGCCGATTCTATTTCCAAGCTCCGCGCCTACCAGTCGCTGCTCGACCGCTACGCCAGCCCCTACGCCCCGCTACGGCTGCCCGGCGGCGGCTTTCTCGTGATGCACCGGGCCACTATCGAAAGCCAGGCCCCCATTCAGCTCACCGCTATGTCGGGGGCGGGCCAGGTGCGGTGGCACGTTGAGACGGACTACGCCAATTTTGCGCTGCTCCACGCCGACCCGGCCGCTACCCGTCTCTACCTGCTGGGCAGCCGGCCCGGTCGCTTTTCGGACCGGCTGGAACAAGTCCTGAGCATCAACCTGCAAACCGGACAAACCAGCCAGTACAAGGTGAAAGAAGGGTTTTCGCTGTGGTAG
- a CDS encoding isopenicillin N synthase family dioxygenase, protein MADNLPDHIPSLDLADFRSGDPTRKAKFVQELGAAYQSIGFIALKNHGLNETQTKELYADVQQFFQLPDAAKQTYENPALAGQRGYISKGKEHAKGRNTGDLKEFYHVGQEVLDETDPVRHDYPANIWPAEVPRFEESTMRAYRTLEAAGQDVLRAIALYLELPENYFDDKVKNGNSILRPIHYFPIEDPDAVPADAVRAAEHGDINLITLLMGASADGLQVKRRDGEWIAITALPDQIVVNVGDMLQRLTNGVLRSTIHRVVNPPRAKMNTSRYSIPFFMHPRSEMSLAALPHLVTADNPKKEVDITAGEFLNERLIELGLKKK, encoded by the coding sequence ATGGCTGATAACCTGCCGGACCACATTCCCTCGCTCGACCTGGCCGATTTCCGCTCGGGCGACCCTACTCGCAAAGCCAAGTTCGTGCAGGAACTGGGTGCTGCTTACCAGAGCATCGGCTTCATTGCCCTCAAAAACCACGGCCTGAACGAAACGCAAACCAAGGAGCTGTATGCCGACGTGCAGCAGTTTTTTCAACTGCCCGACGCCGCCAAGCAAACCTACGAAAACCCCGCCCTGGCCGGCCAGCGCGGCTACATCAGTAAGGGGAAGGAGCACGCCAAGGGCCGCAATACCGGCGACCTGAAGGAATTTTACCACGTGGGCCAGGAAGTGCTGGACGAAACCGACCCGGTGCGCCACGACTACCCCGCCAACATCTGGCCCGCCGAGGTGCCCCGCTTCGAGGAAAGTACCATGCGCGCCTACCGCACCCTGGAAGCCGCCGGCCAGGATGTGCTGCGCGCTATCGCGCTGTATTTGGAGCTGCCCGAAAATTACTTTGACGACAAGGTGAAAAATGGCAATTCTATCCTGCGGCCCATCCATTATTTCCCCATCGAAGACCCCGATGCGGTGCCCGCCGATGCCGTGCGCGCCGCCGAACACGGCGATATTAACCTCATTACCCTGCTGATGGGGGCCAGCGCCGACGGCCTGCAAGTGAAGCGGCGCGACGGTGAGTGGATTGCTATCACGGCCCTACCCGACCAGATTGTGGTGAACGTGGGCGACATGCTCCAGCGCCTCACCAACGGCGTGCTCCGCAGCACCATTCACCGCGTAGTGAACCCGCCCCGCGCCAAAATGAACACCTCCCGGTATAGCATTCCGTTCTTCATGCACCCGCGCTCCGAGATGAGCCTGGCCGCCCTACCCCACCTCGTGACGGCCGACAACCCGAAGAAAGAAGTGGACATCACGGCCGGCGAATTTCTGAACGAACGGCTGATTGAGCTGGGCTTGAAGAAAAAGTAG